From the genome of Desulfuromonas sp.:
CGAAGGTGCCGCAGACCCCCGACTACATGGTCGGGGTGATCAACCTGCGCGGCAGCGTGGTGCCGGTGATCAACATGCGGTTGAAGTTCGGCATGGAGGATATCGAAAAGACCCGTGATTCCTGCATCATCGTGGTTGAGGTCGATGTCGACGGCGAGCCGATTACGGTCGGGGCGCTGGCCGATTCGGTGCAGGAGGTCATGGATATGAACGACAGCCAGATCGAGCCGCCGCCGAAGATCGGGACCAAACTGAATACCGAGTTCATCAAGGGGATGGGCAACCTCGGCGACAAGTTCGTCATCATCCTCGATATTAACAAGGTGTTCTCG
Proteins encoded in this window:
- a CDS encoding chemotaxis protein CheW, which translates into the protein KVPQTPDYMVGVINLRGSVVPVINMRLKFGMEDIEKTRDSCIIVVEVDVDGEPITVGALADSVQEVMDMNDSQIEPPPKIGTKLNTEFIKGMGNLGDKFVIILDINKVFSADDLELAREISDETEEVTA